The genomic DNA CCTAGAGCTGTTGAAAAAGCAGCAAAGCACTCAAAATGGCAAAAGTTGAAAAAAGGTTGGCAATACGTTTGGAGAGAGCCTTTGATACGGATAGTCGTGATCATGGATACAATAGAAGGAATTGCCAATACAGCATGGGCCTCTTCTATTGTGCTGGTTTTTGTATCGGTAGTATTGGAACAACCAGCTAACTGGTGGGGCTATATCAATACTTCTTATTTTATTGGCGCGTTACTCGGAAGTTTGATCGTGATGAAAAGTCCGACCTTTTTTGATAAAAGTAAAGGAAAAGCAATCGTAGGAGGATCTTTTTTGGGTGGTGTAGCAACTTTGCTAGTCGTGTTGCTCCCTTATGCGTCATTTGTTTTGCTCTGTACGTTTATGATCGGAATCTTTTTCCAGATAAAAAATATTCCGCAAGCAACGATCATTCAGCAAAAGATTTCAGAAGAAAAGTTACTTTCTGTGTATGCGATATCAGGAGTTATCCATATGGGCACTTTTTCGACTGCGATGCTAGTTATGGGGAAAATTGCTGATCTTTTTGGCGTGAAAGTTGTTTATCTTTGTTCAGGGATACTTCTTATACTCGTGGCGCTCATCGGTCAGTATAAGAAAAATCTATTTGCTTGAAAAAACTAGTATTATTTTAACACGAGATGGGACAGAAGTGTTTAGCCTCGATAAATAAGGTGTCATTGACGAAAAATTGTTCTTCAAATTTTCGTGGATGGTGCCTTATTTCTGAAAGTGTTACTTCTGTTTCCACTGCTTATTCGATTTCAGGTGGTGGGAGAGAATTAATAGTCTAAACATGTTTTTTTATTATTGCGAGAAAATATGGCAAGCGTGTTGTTGTTTATTTATTTTTCACATCATTGTTTGGTAAGGATAGTGGTATAAATAGCAATTTTATAGGTAATTGTCAGTAGAAACATAAATAAAATAAAATTTTGTTCATTTTTTTCAGATGTGAAGAAAAATTAGTAAATAACACATTCTTGCGGATGTTATAGTTATTTTGTAATAAAAAATGATTTTAGGGGAGTTATTTTAAAAATGAAGAAAAGTTTATTATTTAGCGCTGCACTTTTAGGGATGGTTATGTTTTCTGATGTAACTACCGCAGAGGAAGTTATTCATTCGGGGGATAATGAAAAAGCTACCACATCTGCAATCGTACAAACCAATCAAAATATTTCTACTAAACTAGAACTCAAACAAAGTGAGAATCTAAATACATATAGATCAACTATTTTAGATAATCCATATGGTCCGAGTACTAATCAATCGACCGGAATATATAAACGTGCGAATGATGTGATCGAGATATACGTAGATGAATCAACTGATCAAACACAACTACCGACGTATACAGTTACTACACCTGCTTTAACGAATTTTTCGGAAGGCTCGGCAAATGGAACACAACTGGTTAAGGGACGTAATGTGATTTCTGGTTCGCAAGTCGGTCTGATCCACATTCGTAATGAATCTGGTCAAACAGCGCAAGGAAAGCTAAGTATTGAAATCAAAGGCGGGGTAACGATTCCTCGATTTATTCTTGGTGAAACAACTCAGCAAGAATGGACAAAAATGATTGCCGATAATCCGACAGCAGTAGGCTATGAACTAGTCAGTGACCGTGTGTTAGTGACAGGATCGAATCGAACACTCCAAGATGCAAAGGATCCTGAGACGATTCTTAATGCACATGAGAAAGTCATTACGTTCCATAATCAAACATCTGGTTTAGATGGTAGTTCTGCTGTCCATCGTAAGCCAGTTGGGTTGTTCCAACATTTGCGAGAAACTATCCAGTCTGGCTATTATATGTACGCTTTTTACCAACATACAGCTTATAACAGCACCTCCGATGCAATGAGAGCAGTACTGAATCCTACGACTAGGGGACAATGGGGAATTTGGCATGAACTTGGTCATACCTACCAATTATCACGAATGAATTGGAAAGACTTGACGGAGGTCACAGTAAACATCTATTCTATGCGTGCAGAAAAAGGGCTGGGCGTGCGTAGTCGTCTAGAAAGCGATAATCGTTATCCAACTATTTTCAACTATTTGAATGGAACAGGGCAAAAACAATTTGATAGCCAAAACGTTTGGACAAAATTAGGAATGTTCTGGCAATTGGAATTAGCATTTGGTGAAGATTTCTATCCAAACTTACATAAAATGTATCGAAACGAACAGCGTTCACTACCGACGGAACAAGACAAACGTCAGTATTTTGTCGTTGCAGCTTCAAAAATCAGTGGTCAAAACTTGCAACCTTTCTTTGAAAAATGGGGCATCCAAGTGACTGCTGAAAGTCGAATCGAAATGGAAAAGCTACCAAGCTTGACTAAAAAAATCTGGGAATACCGAGATGAGATGACAGGTGAAGTAGGGGATATCGATGGTGGTACGAACAATAATGACAAAGAAGCACCGACAATCCCAACAGGTCTTGCGGCGAATGAGGTAACAAGTCATTCTGTTAAATTAGCATGGAACCCATCTTCGGATAACACGAAAGTCAAAGGGTACAATATCTATAGGAACAACGTAAAAGTGGGAACAACGGATAAGCCTGAATATTTAGATGGAAATCTAAAGAGTAACGAAGTATATGTGTATCAGGTGAGCGCTTATGATGAAGCAGGAAACGAATCAGAAAGAACGAGCTTCTTGACGGTCGTTACAAGACAAGAAGAAAAAGATGATGAAGCACCAAGCATCCCAACAGGTTTGACGCAGGGAAGTGTAACGACTAATACCGCGCAGATCATTTGGACTGCTGCGACAGATAATCTACGTGTGGCTGGCTACAATATCTATCGTGACGGTGTAAAAATCAATTCAGTAACAGGTTTGAATTTCACTGATACGAATCTAGCAAGCAATACTAGCTATACTTACCAAGTCAGTGCTTATGATGGAGCAGGTAATGAGTCAGGAAAAAGTCAGGCAGTGACAATCAAGACCAACGAGCAAAATGTTATTCAAGATACTTGGCGCAGTGACCAAATTTACACAGCAGGAGACTTAGTGATTTATAACGGCATCCAATACCGTGCTAAATGGTGGGTCAGAGGTGAACGTCCTGATACATCACAGGCTTGGGAGAAAGTAGATAAAACACAATCAGAAGAATGGGGAGCGAACAAGGCATATTCTGGTGGTGACCAAGTTGTCTACAAAGGAAAGACCTATGAAGCAAAATGGTGGAATACTAATAGCAATCCAGAAACAAGCAGTGTCTGGGTATTGAAGTAATAAGTTAAAACAAATCAGTTTCGCTAGAATAAAAAATCAGTAATGAAAAACAGCACCTACTTCTTTCTCTAAGGAAAGTAGGTGCTGTTTTTATGAAATAAAAGAAGTAGACTCAATCTTACTCTAAGTATCTCTCAAATTAGTTAGATAGTGGTGTTTCTTTTGATGTTTCAGTTTCTAAAGCCTGTTCTTTTGCTAATTCATTTTTATCATAAATCTTAACGAATGGATAATACATAAAAATGGAAAGAATGATCAATAAAATGTTCAATACGGCTGCCCGCCAGTCACCACCTGTAGCTAAGTAAGCACCAATAGGACCAGGGAGCGTCCATGGTGCGGTGATGGTAACAGCACTGACTAAACCTAGTTTAGTCGCAAACCAAGCGATGGTTGCGCAAACCATTGGAGCAAAGATAAACGGAATGATCAGTGTCGGATTTAATACGATCGGTACGCCAAAGATGACTGGCTCATTGATATTGAAAATAGAAGGAGTGATGATTGCCTTACCTAGTTTTGAAGCATATTTTGATTTGGCTGTGAAGGCAAGCAGAATCGCTAAACCGATCGTACAACCTGCGCCGCCGATCCAAACAAACCATTGATAAAAAGGTTCAGCTGCAATATTGGGTAAAGCCTCACCAGCAGCTGCTGCAGTTGTATTGGATTCTAAGATCTGCAACCATAAGGGGCGAGCAAGTGAACCAATGATGGATACGCCATGGATACCGAATGCCCAGAAAAAAGTGATTAGAAAAATCAGCAACAATACACTCGGCAACGTATCGGTTGCGCTGATCAAAGGGCTGACAATTTTTGAAACGGCAGTGTGCCAATCAAAGCCGATATAATAGCTGATCGATGCCATGACTAAAATCACGATCAAGGTTGGCGTTAATGCTTCGAAAGAACGTGCAACCGCAGGAGGTACTTGCTCAGGCATTGTGATTTTGAATTTCGATTTATCCGTCAAACGATACACTTCGACTGCAAAAATCGAAGTAATGATTCCGACAAACATCCCACCACCGCCAAGATTGGCCATAGGCAAAACAAAACCAGAAGTGCCAGCAGCTTCCGCAGCCTCAAGAGGAATATTGACAGGGATAAAGGTCAACAAAAAAGCAATCGTAGCGAGTAACCCGCCAGAAACAACATCTAGTTTATAGGTTTTGGCTAAACTGGCACCGATACCAAATGTCGCATATAGAGACATGATATACATGGTCATGCGATAGGGTAATAAAATAGTTGCTGCATTTTCGGACAAAAACTGATAGATCCCCCAACTAGGCGGTAAGGGAGGAAAAGCAATGATCAAGAAAAACGAACCGACGATAATTAGTGGCAATGTAGCGATGATCCCATCACGAATGGCACGTAAATGTCTTTGGTTGGCAATTGTAGCCATTGGACCTGCCAAATAACGCTCAATGATTTCTGTAAACTTTGTTAACATTTCGACACTCCTTTTTTATCGATAGAATTTAGAAGATGATGCCTTGATACAACCATAAGTAAGCGGCGGACATGAGACAGACTGTAGCAATAAGAAATGTTCGGATACATCCTTTAGTAAAGCCTATATTAGTTGAAATAAAATAATAATTGCCAGTGATGACAGCAGCTAAAGAGGGAGGAAGAAAGAGAAAGACACCCAGTCGAACTTCCCAGTGTAATAAATAGAATAAATAGGGAATGAAGATACCACTCACGATACAAGCAAGAAGCAAGTAACAAGCCGATTTCATCCCAAAACGAATGATTGATGGAGCTGTTTCTTTATTATTCATGGTACGACCTCCTTTCATTTTTGAAACGCTTACATAAGTCAAGTATACATTTATGAAATTAAAAATCAACATATATATCTATTTAACGTAATTTTATTTCTATGACTATTTCAGTATGGGTAAGTGTGTAAGTATTTAATGATAGTATAAAAAAACATGAATCAGATAGAGGGATTCCCTCATAGTCTGATCCATGTTTCGTGTTCTGTTTTCATTGAATTAAAAACTTCGGCCACCGCCGCCAAAGGTACCGCCACCACTCGAATGAGTCGTGCTGCCGCCGCCACCGCTGCCTGGTGGTGGCGCTTTAGGGATATGACGAGTCGTGACAAAGGAGTTCGTTAAACGATCTGTTTTGTCCGTCAATTTGATGCTTGCCTTTTCACGAAATGGGTATTTGTATGTCCCTGATTTCAATTGGTACCGTGAGACAGTGATCATATAAAAAGCGATGCTTAAGATAGCTGCCAAAGCCACCGCAATCACTATTTCGACGGTAGTCAAAACTTTATACCGAGTGATTTTACCTGTGGCTTCATCTATACGATAATGACCGCCAGGCACACCTTCATCTACATAAGTAGAAGCTTTGGTCAAATAGGCTTGGGCTGCTGCATAATAGTTTGCATTCGTCATCTGATCATAGACATCATCCAAAATCGAATCGATCCTGCGGTCCGTCAAATAGTCGATCATATTTCCAGAAGTGGAGATATAGATTTCTCGTTGCCCCATATCTAAAAGTAAAACAGAACCATTTTGATCATTTCCTATTGCGGTTCTTAAATAGTTGTCAGCGAAATCTCTCGGTTCTGAACTATTTGAGGTAGTTGTGACGATAAATACTTGTCCTTTGATCTTTTCATTGATTTCTTTCGCTTGTTGGTTCAGTGTGTTGACTTGTTCGCTTGTAAATAAATTCGCGTCGTCATTGATTGTTGGGGTAGCAGCTCCTACGATCGGTGTCCACAGTAAACTAATAGCTAATAAAAAGAAAATGGAGAGACTTTTTTTACTCATCATATCAAATAGCCTCCAATCATAAAGAGGATCGCTAAAACAGTGAATATCCCAAAAGAGGTCAAAGCGAGTTTTTTATGACTGATCGGTAATACACCGCTAACTTTACCCGTTTGGCCATTCATTGCATAATAATAGACTTTCTTGTTAGAATCGTTGCTACGGTAAGTAACAAGCCAGACCGGTAACAAGACATATTCATTTTTTTCGCCAGTGATTTCCGCAGAAGTACGTACTCCGGTCAAAGTAGTATAGCCATTGGCTGTATCTCGCAACAATTTTTCGGAATAATCACGTAACTCATTTTGGATATCTGCTTTGATTGCTTGGTACTCAATGTCACGTTTCTCTGCTTGGAAACCAGCAAGATACTGACTTTTGAATCCGATAGCTTTAGCTAATGGAAATGGTTGGACAGCCTCCACCATTTTTTGTTGTGTATTTTTTGACAAAGCATTTTTTACTAATTCTTTGAAGGAAAGCTTTCCTTCGCGGTGAACCGCATATTGTTTTGTTTCGGTATACTCGATATCACCAACACGCCAGATCCTGACCACTGTCCCGTTGGCTTGTAAGGAACCATCTAGTTCAGCATCGGTTGCCCAATAAGGGAAATAAACGCCAGTTAATTTGTCGATTTGATCCTGATTGAAAAATGCTTTTGGTACAAACCATTTTTTCTTCGTCCATGCGAGAAACTGTTTGATTGCTTCTTCTTTTTCCACAGCAAAAGGTAGGACTTTATTTGGTAAGAAGTCACCACTTAACCGTCCTGATAGCACGACTGGATTATGGCAGTAGTAACAATAGGTAGCAGCTGTAGTGGCTTCTGTGACGATTTCTGCACCGCAGTTTGGACATAAAAATAGTTCCATGTTGCTTTGCTCATCGGTAGCCGTCTGTCCAGCTGTTGTCTCTGTATGGGTTGTTCCACCAGCATCTGCAAATGCTTGACGTTCTGTTTCATCCATTTGATCGAGCTGTTCTTCTGCTGTAAAAGTGAAGTCATCCGTTGCAACTGATTGATCTTGAGTCCCATTGATGTCGCGGGCCGATTTTTGTTCTTCTTCATATTGACTGACTTCTGCTTCTGTATAAACATTTAAGCAATAATCACAATGAAATTTTTGATCTTTTGGATCGAAGGTCAATGGTCCGCCACAATTGGGGCATTTATGTGTTAAAGCATCCATTCAGGCACCCCTTTCAACTAGTCGAGTGGGATACCTTTGAATGGTTTTCCACAATTTGGACAAAACTTAGGAATTCCATTTGAAAGATCCACTACTTCATGACATTCGCTACATTTCATTTCGAGCTTTGGCTGGCTATTCGCTACTGGTTTTGCACCACCACAGTTTGAACAGAATTTACCAGTGTTTTCGGTACCACAGACAGGGCAAGTCCATGTATCATTAGTGCCTTGAGCTGTTTGTTGGTTTTGTTTTTCTTGTTGTTGCTTGATTTGTTCTTGATTATTTTGTGAGGACTGAGCTAAGTAGGAGCCATTGGCATTCATGCCCATTCCCATGCCCATAAAGCCAGTCATTGCACCGGCATCATTTTTACCTGCAGCTTCCATCCCACGAGCAATCGAACCTTGCACATAGCCCTCACGGACACTAGGATCACCTAACATGGCACCTTCATTGCGCATGTTGATGAGTTTGACCGAATCATCTGTGTAAGAGATGCTAGCAACTGCGACAGAAACAATCTCCATCCCACGAAGCTCACGCCAGGAATCGTCTAACGCTGTGCCCATATATTTGCTTAGTTCTAAACTTTTTGATGGGACATAGGAAATACGTTGCCCATCAGCAGACATTTGGTTGATCGCTGATTGAAGAGCAGTCAAAAATTCTGCTAAATATTGTTCATTGATATCTGCAATTTCAACTTGCGTCTTATTTTTAGGAATTGCATTTGTATAGAATAAGATTGGATCGGTGATATGGATAGAGTACGTTCCATGCGCACGTAAGAATAATTCTGCATTATAGAAATTATCAAAGTAATTCAACGGAGCGCTTGTGCCAAATTTGATTCCCTTGATCTCTTGTAGATTGATATAGAATACTTGTTGTTTTTGTGGTGTCACGCCACCAAATTTAAAGCGGTCGAAGGTTTCAGCGATTGCACCTTTCAATGAACCATTGAACATGGAAGGGGCAGCATCATTTTTGATCGTATAATAGCCTTCCTCAGCTGTGTAATCGATGATTTTTCCACCATCTACCAAGAGCATCATCATGTTCGGATAGACATGAACGACTGTGCCATCTGTCAATACATCTTCTGTACCTTTTCGATTGGATCCTCGTTTATCGTCTTTACGTACCTTGACACCTTTTGTCATAACTGTGGTGTCGCTCATATTGTCTGGTTCAATGACTTCGATCCATTGATCTGCTAATCCGCCGCCGATCATGCTAGTTGCTGCTTTAATAAGTCCCATAAAAAGTCCTCCCTGTGAGCAAGTATTTTTTTACTACGTATATGTTTATATTATACCATAGGAGACTGAAAATGCTCTCAGTCGAAAGATGTAGAAAACCAGAGCAACTCTTTTCCACGTTCAGCCATACATTTTAGAACTGAACTTTTTTTCAGAATCTGGATAAATACTGTTCAAGGCGCAACTCTTTGGACACAGCTCAAAAAAATCAACGATGAAATAGCTATTTTGAATGTTTCTGTCTAATAGTCTAGAGTTTAAGGCTTCTTTCACAACCTAGCCAAACGATGTTAGAAATTGGTATTTAGCCGAAACATCCCAAAATACGAGCAGCTTTTTTGAATGTTAAGACTTATTTCTAAGTGTTGCTCACTTCTGTTACAACCGAATAAAGTATAGTAGTTTTTTTTTGCTAAATCACGTATAATAAAAGTTAGTGAATTTTTCAAAAGAAGGGGGATCCTTATGGCATATCAAGCACTTTATCGTGTGTGGCGTTCACAGCGATTTGAAGATATCGTTGGACAAAAAGCTGTGACACAAACATTGAAAAATGCGATTGTTTCCCATAAAACCTCACATGCCTATTTGTTTACAGGACCAAGAGGGACAGGGAAAACAAGTGCGGCAAAAATATTTGCCAAGGCGATCAATTGCCCAAACAGCAAAGATGGTGAACCTTGTAATCATTGTGAGATGTGTCAGTCGATCACGACTGGGACACAAGAAGATGTCATTGAAATCGATGCGGCAAGTAACAATGGTGTCGAGGAGATCCGTTTCATCAGAGATCGAGCAAATTATGCACCAACAAAAGCCGCTTACAAAATTTATATCATTGATGAAGTCCACATGCTTTCGACTGGAGCGTTCAATGCTTTACTGAAAACACTGGAAGAACCAAAAGAAAGTGTAATTTTTATTTTAGCAACCACTGAACCGCACAAAATCCCTGCAACGATCATCTCTCGAACACAACGTTTTGATTTCAAACGGATCAATGCAGCAGATATTACCGAACATTTAGAATATATCTTGGATAAAACAGAGATTGCTTATGAAGCGCCTGCGTTGACTGTCATCGCACGAGCAGCAGAAGGTGGGATGCGGGATGCGTTAAGTATTCTTGACCAAGCGATTTCTTTCAGTGATGGCACGATCACGTTGGATGATGCGATGCAAGTCACGGGGAGTTTGACGAATGAGATGATGGATGCGTATCTATCCGCTTGCTTTAGCAAAGAGATCTCACAAGCCTTACAAGAATTGAATCAAATTTTAGCGGCAGGAAAAGAATCACGGCGCTTTTTAGAAGATCTGTTGTCTTATTGCCGTGATCTATTGATGTATCAGCAAGCGCCAAATCTATTAGAGGAAACCTCACATGTCAAAACAGAAACATTCACGACATTGGCGAAAGAAATCCCGGCACAACGCTTGTTTCAAATGATCCAAATTTTGAGCGATACACAAAATGAGGTGCGTTTTACAAATAGCGCGACCATTTATTTAGAGGTTGCCACAGTGAAACTAGCTCAATCTTCAGCAAATGAAAGTCAGCAAGTGCCTAGTGAGATCGATCAGCAACAAGTAAGACAATTGCAACAAGAGATCCAAGAGCTGAAAAAGGAAATCAAAGAAATCAAAAATGGTACGGTGAAAGTCACTGCGAATCAGCAAACGACGCAATCACCTGTTCAGAAAAAACAGCCAAGTACATACCGTATTCCCACGGAACGGGTGTATAATGTACTAAAAGAGGCGACAAGGAAACACTTGAATGAAGTAAAAGAAGTCTGGGATGATCTTTTGATGAGTTTGTCAGTGACCCAGCGAGCGATGCTCAAAGCAAGTGAACCAGTTGCGGCAGGACCTAATGGACTAGTGATTGCTTTTGATTATGAAATCGTCTGTCAGCGCGCAGCTAATGACGAAGAGCTTCAATTAGCGATCCACAACCAACTTAGTCGCATGATCAAAGATTATGCGCCAGAGCCTGTCTATATCACACGGGAAAGTTGGCCCGGTCTAAGAAAAAATTATCTCGTCCAAGCAAAGGATGGAGAAGCCGAAGAATCGTTTGCGTCTGATGATGAATCAGACGAGATCGAATTGCTTCCTCAAGAACAAACAAACCAAGAAAATGTAGTGACGAAAGCTGAAGAACTTTTCGGTTCAGCAGTCACAGTAATCGATGATTAGAAAAGGAGAGCGATACTAATGATGCGCGGAATGGGAAATATGCAAGGGATGATGAAACAAGTCCAAAAAATGCAAAAAGAAATGGGCGAAGCCCAAGAAAAACTAAATGAAACAGAATTTACTGGTAGTTCTACGAATGACCTAGTCAAAGTCGTCTTTACTGGTAATCGTCGAATGAAAGATATCCAGATCAATGATGAAGTAGTTGACCCAGAAGATACAGAAATGCTACAAGATTTGATCGTGATGGCTGTCAATGACGTATTAGAAAAAATCGATACAGAATCAGAAAAAACAATGGGAAAATACACTAAGGGCTTACCCTTTTAAATTTTCCTGAAGGGGAAATGAACATGCAATATCCAGAACCAATTGCCAAACTGATCGACAGTTATATGAGACTTCCAGGTATTGGTCAAAAAACAGCGACAAGACTAGCTTTTTATACGATCGATATGAAGGATGAAGTGGTCAATGAATTTGCCAAAGCTTTATTGAGCGTCAAACGCGATCTACATTTTTGTAGTATTTGCGGAAATATCACAGAAGAAGATCCTTGTGAGATCTGTAAAGATCCATCGAGAGATCGTGGTATCATTTTAGTCGTTGAAGAACCAAAAGATGTCATGGCGATGGAGAAGATGCGTGAGTATCGTGGCTTGTACCATGTGCTACATGGTGTATTGTCACCAATGGAAGGCACGGGTCCAGAAGATATCAATATTCCTCCTCTCTTACAACGCTTGCATGATGCAGAGGTCCAAGAAGTGATCATCGCAACGAATGCGACCACTGAAGGAGAAGCAACTGCAATCTACCTTTCACGATTGATCAAGCCTGCTGGGATCAAAGTCACACGGTTAGCTCATGGCTTATCTGTTGGTTCCGATATCGAATATGCAGATGAGGTGACTTTAATGAAAGCGGTCGAAGGCAGACGTGAACTATGATTTTTTGACACCAGTCTGATCGCGTTAGTTTGATCGACAAAGATTTTCAGATACAATAGAAAAGCAAGAGAAGAGATGGAGGAACAAGTGTGAACGGCTTATTTATTACGATCGAGGGACCTGATGGTGCAGGTAAAACGAGTATCATCAAAGAACTATTTCCTCTTTTACAACAAGTAGCAAAAACAGAGATCATTCAAACTCGAGAACCAGGTGGGATACCAATTGCTGAACAGATTCGTGCAGTGATCCTTGATCCGAAAAATGATCGCATGGACGAGCGAACAGAAAGTTTATTATACGCAGCTGCTCGAAGACAACACTTAGTCGAAAAAGTTTTACCTGCACTTTCGAGTGGGAAAATCGTTTTGTGTGATCGTTTTGTCGATAGTTCGTTGGCCTATCAAGGTGCAGGTCGTCGGATCGGCGTAAACGAGATTGCTGAACTGAATGAATTTGCTACAGAAGGAACGACTCCTGATTTTACTCTTTATCTTGATGTGGATTCTGACACAGGATTACGTCGAATCGCTAAAAATCGCCAGAATCAAATCGATCGCTTAGATTCAGAAGGATTAGAGTTCCACCAGCGTGTCCGTCATGCCTATTTGAAATTGGTAGAGGAGCATCCAGACCGCATCCATAAGATCGATGCAAGAAATAGTTTTGAAGAAGTGTTACAATTGAGTTACCACGCAATTATCAACCAATTTCCACAATATTTTGAAAGTCAGGAAGGTGAACGTAAATGAAAATCATTTTAGCAATCATTCAAGATAAAGATAGCAACCGTTTGTCCAATGAATTGATCGATGCAAATATTCGTGCGACTAAATTATCTTCTACTGGTGGTTTCCTTAAAGCGGGAAACAGTACATTTATCGTTGGTATCGAGGACGATCGCGTCGAAGAAGCATTAGAGATCATCAAAAAAACGTGTGAGTCAAGAAAACAATTTGTTTCTACTCCAGTAACGTTAGATATTTCAATGGACGGTGGCGTTCCTTATCCTGTAGAAGTAGAAGTGGGCGGAGCAACAGTCTTTGTCTTACCAGTTGAAGGATTCCACCATTTCTAGGAGGAACTATGGCTCAAGAAAACATACTTGCGCAAATGCAACCTCTCGTGTATCAACAACTTCAACGAAGTTTTGAGCATGGGCGTCTCGCTCATGCTTATCTTTTTGAAGGTGAAAAAGGTACAGGAAAGCATGAGGTAGGCATTTGGTTAGCACAACATTTATATTGTACGAAGATGAACAACCAACAACCTTGTGGCAGATGCAATAATTGTCAACGGATCCAAAACCAAGAACATCCAGATGTACTCGTTCTTGCACCCGATGGTCAGTCGATCAAGGTCGATCAGATCCGGCGCTTACAGACA from Enterococcus mundtii includes the following:
- the dnaX gene encoding DNA polymerase III subunit gamma/tau; its protein translation is MAYQALYRVWRSQRFEDIVGQKAVTQTLKNAIVSHKTSHAYLFTGPRGTGKTSAAKIFAKAINCPNSKDGEPCNHCEMCQSITTGTQEDVIEIDAASNNGVEEIRFIRDRANYAPTKAAYKIYIIDEVHMLSTGAFNALLKTLEEPKESVIFILATTEPHKIPATIISRTQRFDFKRINAADITEHLEYILDKTEIAYEAPALTVIARAAEGGMRDALSILDQAISFSDGTITLDDAMQVTGSLTNEMMDAYLSACFSKEISQALQELNQILAAGKESRRFLEDLLSYCRDLLMYQQAPNLLEETSHVKTETFTTLAKEIPAQRLFQMIQILSDTQNEVRFTNSATIYLEVATVKLAQSSANESQQVPSEIDQQQVRQLQQEIQELKKEIKEIKNGTVKVTANQQTTQSPVQKKQPSTYRIPTERVYNVLKEATRKHLNEVKEVWDDLLMSLSVTQRAMLKASEPVAAGPNGLVIAFDYEIVCQRAANDEELQLAIHNQLSRMIKDYAPEPVYITRESWPGLRKNYLVQAKDGEAEESFASDDESDEIELLPQEQTNQENVVTKAEELFGSAVTVIDD
- a CDS encoding YbaB/EbfC family nucleoid-associated protein encodes the protein MMRGMGNMQGMMKQVQKMQKEMGEAQEKLNETEFTGSSTNDLVKVVFTGNRRMKDIQINDEVVDPEDTEMLQDLIVMAVNDVLEKIDTESEKTMGKYTKGLPF
- the recR gene encoding recombination mediator RecR, with translation MQYPEPIAKLIDSYMRLPGIGQKTATRLAFYTIDMKDEVVNEFAKALLSVKRDLHFCSICGNITEEDPCEICKDPSRDRGIILVVEEPKDVMAMEKMREYRGLYHVLHGVLSPMEGTGPEDINIPPLLQRLHDAEVQEVIIATNATTEGEATAIYLSRLIKPAGIKVTRLAHGLSVGSDIEYADEVTLMKAVEGRREL
- the tmk gene encoding dTMP kinase, coding for MNGLFITIEGPDGAGKTSIIKELFPLLQQVAKTEIIQTREPGGIPIAEQIRAVILDPKNDRMDERTESLLYAAARRQHLVEKVLPALSSGKIVLCDRFVDSSLAYQGAGRRIGVNEIAELNEFATEGTTPDFTLYLDVDSDTGLRRIAKNRQNQIDRLDSEGLEFHQRVRHAYLKLVEEHPDRIHKIDARNSFEEVLQLSYHAIINQFPQYFESQEGERK
- a CDS encoding cyclic-di-AMP receptor, coding for MKIILAIIQDKDSNRLSNELIDANIRATKLSSTGGFLKAGNSTFIVGIEDDRVEEALEIIKKTCESRKQFVSTPVTLDISMDGGVPYPVEVEVGGATVFVLPVEGFHHF